The following proteins are encoded in a genomic region of Neomonachus schauinslandi chromosome 7, ASM220157v2, whole genome shotgun sequence:
- the PRELID1 gene encoding PRELI domain-containing protein 1, mitochondrial isoform X1: MVKYFLGQSVLRSSWDQVFAAFWQRYPNPYSKHVLTEDIVHREVTPEQKLLSRRLLTKTNRMPRWAERLFPANVAHSVYILEDSIVDPQNQTMTTFTWNINHARLMVVEERCVYCVNSDNSGWTEIRREAWVSSSLFGVSRAVQEFGLARFKSNVTKTMKGFEYILAKLQGEAPSKTLVETAKEAKEKAKETALAATEKAKDLASKAASKQQQQRQHFV, encoded by the exons GTTCCTGGGACCAAGTGTTCGCTGCCTTCTGGCAGCGGTACCCCAATCCCTATAG CAAACATGTCTTGACGGAAGACATAGTGCACCGGGAGGTGACCCCTGAGCAGAAACTCCTGTCCCGGCGTCTTCTGACCAAGACCAACAGGATGCCCCGCTGGGCCGAGCGACTGTTTCCTGCCAATGTTGCTCACTCGGTGTACATCCTGGAGGATTCTATTGTGGACCCGCAGAACCAGACCATGACCACCTTCACTTGGAACATCAACCACGCCCGGCTGATG GTGGTGGAGGAACGATGTGTTTACTGTGTGAACTCTGATAACAGCGGCTGGACCGAAATCCGCCGGGAAGCCTGGGTCTCCTCTAGCTTATTTGGTGTCTCCAGAGCTGTCCAG GAATTTGGTCTTGCCCGGTTCAAAAGCAACGTGACCAAGACTATGAAGGGCTTTGAGTACATCTTGGCCAAGCTGCAAG GGGAGGCCCCTTCCAAAACCCTCGTTGAGACAGCCAAGGAAGCCAAGGAGAAGGCCAAGGAGACGGCACTGGCAGCTACAGAGAAGGCCAAGGACCTGGCCAGCAAGGCGGCCAGCAAGCAGCAGCAACAGCGGCAGCACTTCGTGTAG
- the PRELID1 gene encoding PRELI domain-containing protein 1, mitochondrial isoform X2, with the protein MVKYFLGQSVLRSSWDQVFAAFWQRYPNPYSKHVLTEDIVHREVTPEQKLLSRRLLTKTNRMPRWAERLFPANVAHSVYILEDSIVDPQNQTMTTFTWNINHARLMVVEERCVYCVNSDNSGWTEIRREAWVSSSLFGVSRAVQEFGLARFKSNVTKTMKGFEYILAKLQAKEAKEKAKETALAATEKAKDLASKAASKQQQQRQHFV; encoded by the exons GTTCCTGGGACCAAGTGTTCGCTGCCTTCTGGCAGCGGTACCCCAATCCCTATAG CAAACATGTCTTGACGGAAGACATAGTGCACCGGGAGGTGACCCCTGAGCAGAAACTCCTGTCCCGGCGTCTTCTGACCAAGACCAACAGGATGCCCCGCTGGGCCGAGCGACTGTTTCCTGCCAATGTTGCTCACTCGGTGTACATCCTGGAGGATTCTATTGTGGACCCGCAGAACCAGACCATGACCACCTTCACTTGGAACATCAACCACGCCCGGCTGATG GTGGTGGAGGAACGATGTGTTTACTGTGTGAACTCTGATAACAGCGGCTGGACCGAAATCCGCCGGGAAGCCTGGGTCTCCTCTAGCTTATTTGGTGTCTCCAGAGCTGTCCAG GAATTTGGTCTTGCCCGGTTCAAAAGCAACGTGACCAAGACTATGAAGGGCTTTGAGTACATCTTGGCCAAGCTGCAAG CCAAGGAAGCCAAGGAGAAGGCCAAGGAGACGGCACTGGCAGCTACAGAGAAGGCCAAGGACCTGGCCAGCAAGGCGGCCAGCAAGCAGCAGCAACAGCGGCAGCACTTCGTGTAG